ACATCAAATCTACGACGATTTCTGTTCCAAACAAGGAATTGATCCATGTAACATTCAAGATTTTGTACATGAACAGCTAAACGTAGCATTTGATAAAGCATTGCCTCACCCTGATTTAACTGTTGTCAAAGTAGAGATATTCAGCTCTATTCAATCTATATTTGTACCAAGCGGCGTATTAAAAGACTacttttcttcattttatACCCATTTCGAAGATTTTTGGTTATTTAGAAAACAATTTGCCTCTCATTATGGtacctttatttttatgacatatatgatgatgattaaTAATCGTACACCTCATAAAATCCATATTGATGTGAACTCTGGTGATGTTTTCACCTTAGAAATGTTGCCTTCAAGATATCCTTACGAAAGAGTGAAACCATTAATTAAGAACCAAGAACTAAAACTAGCGCCAGATGCACCTATATTCCATAACAATGAGCCTGTTCCATTTAGATTAACTCCAAacattcaaaaattaataggTGACTCTGCCTTAGAAGGTATTCTCTCCGTAGATATATTTGCTATATCTCAGGCTCTAGTTGAGCctgataatgaattaaacaCCTACTTAACTCTATTTATTAGAGATGAAATTATATCTTGGTTCAGTAATTTGCATCGCCctataattgaaaatccTCAATTGCGTGAAATGGTTCAAATAAATGTAGACCTCATTATTAGAAAGGTTATGCAATTAGGCCACTTAAGTTCTACTCCTGCTGTTACTACACAATTCATTTTGGACTGTATTAGCTCTGCTGTTAATCCACGTAACCTCGCTAAGACAGATGTTACTTATATTCCATGGTTCTGAGTTGAGATATCAATCAGACACTACGGAgttgtatattatattttttattaatttttttatattatatgtattatattttgttcaATCTGAGAACCTCTAAATGCAAGCTATATAtcctatatatatatgttccttttatttttattgtaaCATAACGCCTTGATTGACCCTAGCAAATATTCTAGAATTATTTAGTATTTACAAGACTAATTCTAGTAATAAATTAGCTATTTTcctgaaaattttttatataacatgtattctatttttgaaaatatactATTACTCTTATAAACACCATTTTCTATCCAAACTCCAAAGCTGTTCATGGTTCGTGCCATTACAATATCGGTTAGTAATCGATCACCTATAACAGCAATTTCCGAAGGATGctctattattttattctttaaaaaataatcaattacTTCCTCATGGCATCCAGGCTTTTTGGTGTTATGTCGTAGAACGGTTACTCcagtatttttttctacttCTTTTGCTAATTCAAAGTTCTTGTCACTTACTGTTGAGCCTGCACTATTACTAACAATAAGAAGAGCTTTAGGAGAATAATACTTTTTCAGACGATTGAAATGCTCTTCATATTCAGGCCAAACAGAAAGTTCACGAGGTGCAGCAAAGCaattatctttatcaaGAACTATTCCTTTAATATGTGACGGAAGAGG
This genomic stretch from Henningerozyma blattae CBS 6284 chromosome 1, complete genome harbors:
- the GEP4 gene encoding phosphatidylglycerophosphatase (similar to Saccharomyces cerevisiae YHR100C; ancestral locus Anc_5.403), coding for MLSDFNFSSIRYSFKLLLNPRGCIPHLKVSDFNSLPIPLPSHIKGIVLDKDNCFAAPRELSVWPEYEEHFNRLKKYYSPKALLIVSNSAGSTVSDKNFELAKEVEKNTGVTVLRHNTKKPGCHEEVIDYFLKNKIIEHPSEIAVIGDRLLTDIVMARTMNSFGVWIENGVYKSNSIFSKIEYMLYKKFSGK